The stretch of DNA CACGCCTACTGGGTGGAGCCGCCCACCCTACGGGTGAGTGCGCCAAACCGGTCATCATTCCAGTTCCGTGACGATCTGATCGAGCGGGATGTCATACTCCCCGATCTCGAACTGCGCCAGCTGGCACGCATACGCGATGCCCAGCGTCCTCGGACGCGGTTCCGGCGCCAGCGTCCTGTCGTAGAACCCGCCCCCATACCCCAGCCGGTAGCCGCGCGCATCGAAACCCAGGCAGGGCACCAACAGCGCATCCGGCCGTTCCACCATCCGCAGTTCCGCCGGCACCGCCACGCCCAGGCTGTCCGCCACGGTCGGCTCACCCGGCACCCATTCGGCAAATCCGAGCGCCGTATCGCGCGCCAGCACGACGGGCAAGGCCAGCCGTACGCCTGCGTCCGCCAATTCCGCGTAGGCTGGACGCAGGTCGGGTTCGCCCGCCAGCGGCCAGTACACACCCAATGAAGCGCCGGGGTTTGCCTGCCACCAGGCCAGCACGCGTGCCCCGATGCGGTCGTCCCAGGCGAGCCTGGTGGCGTGGTCGATGGCGCGGCGCCGCTCCTTGAGCGTCCGGCGCAACTGTGGCTTATCGAGCATGGCGCTTGCGCCTGCTTCTGGTAGTAGCCCGGGGGCACATGGTATTCTTGATTCGCCGGTCATGGTTTGAATGCAGCGTATATTGAGAGTTGTGGATGTTTCAATCGAGATTGACAACCGGCTCGCTGCCGGTCGCCCTTGCTGTTGTGTTGACGTTGTGGACGCTGTCTTCCGGTACAGCCCACGCAGAATCCGCGCCCCAGGCCGTGCCGCCGGTGCCGCCCGGCGCACCGACCGTGCCAGGCGCACCCGCCGCCGCGCCGGCACAGGACATGCGTGCCGACGACGATACCTTCCTGCTGCTGCGCGAGGCCGCGCGCCAGAATGACGCCGCGCGCACCAATGCCCTCGCGTCGCGCCTGCCGTCCAACTATCCGCTGGCGTCCTACGTCGACTATTATCGTCTGAAACCCAGGATCAGCGGCGCCGGCGCCAACGCCACGCACGAGGAAATCCGCGAGGTGCTGCGCCGCCACGAGGGCACGGCAGCCGCCGAGCTGATGCGCAGCGAATGGCTGCTCGAACTGGGGCGTCGGCGCGATTGGGCCAGCTTCGAGCGCGAAGTCGGCCAACTGGCCGGCAGCAACCTGCAACTGCGCTGCTATGCCTTGCTGGCGCGCGCCAGCCGCGGCGAAGCGGTGGCGCAGGAAGCGCGTGGCGTGCTGCTCAGTCCGGCTAATTATGGCGAAGCCTGCAATGCCCTGGTCGCGCAGCTGGCGCAAAGCCGCCAGTTCGGTGAAGACGACTTGCTGTGGCAGCTGCGCCTGGCAGGAGAAGCCAACGCCACCGGCCCGGCCCGCCGTGCGGCCGCATTGCTTGGCGCCTCCGACACCCGCGCGGCCCAGGCAGTGGACACGCCGGCGGTGGCGATGGCGCGCGGCATCGGCAAGACCCGCGCCGAGCGCGCCGTCTACCTGGTGGCGGTCGCGCGCATGGCGCGCACCAGCCTCAAGCTGGCCACCGTCGCGCTGGAGAAGAACAGCCCGAAACTGAGCGCGCAGGAACGCGCGACCGGCTGGGCCGGCATCGCCCATGCCGCCTCGATCGCCCTGTCGCCGGACGCCGCCACCTACTGGCAGCGCGCCAATGGCGTCCAGCTCACCAACGAGCAATTGCAGTGGAAGACCCGCATTGCCCTGCGCCGCGGCGACTGGAAGACCGTGCGCGCCACCATCGAGGCGATGCCGTCCAGCCTGCGTGCCGACAGCGCCTGGGTCTACTGGCTGGCGCGCGCCGACAAGCACGAGGGCCGCAGCGCGGAGGCGAATGCCGGCTTCGAGCGCATCGCCAGCCAGCACCATTTCTACGGCCAGCTCGCGCTGGACGACCTCGGCCGCCAGGTGGTGGCGCCGCCGCCCGCGCAGCCGATCAGCAACGAAGAGCTCGCCTCGATCAACGCCAACCCGAGCCTGCAGCGCGCCCTCAAGTTCTACGCCCTGAGCCTGCGTGCGGACGGCAACCGCGAATGGAACTGGGCGCTGCGCGGCATGTCTGACCGTCAGTTGCTGGCCGCCGGCGAAATCGCTCGCCGCAACGATCTGCTCGACCGTACCGTCGAGACCTCGCTGCGCACGCGTACCGAGCTCGACTACACACAGCGTTTCCCGGCGCCGCACTTCGACGTCCTGCACCCGACCGCGCAGGGCCTGGGCCTGGACAAGGCCTGGGTCTACGGCCTGATCCGCCAGGAATCGCGCTTCATCCTCGATGCGCGTTCCGGCGTCGGCGCCTCCGGCCTGATGCAGGTGATGCCGGCCACCGGCAAGTGGGTGGCGGCCAAGATTGGGATGGACAACTTCGTGCACAGCATGCTCAACGACTTGCGGACCAATATCACGCTCGGCGCCAACTACATGAACATGGTGCTCGAGAACTTCGACGGCGACGAAATCCTCGCCACGGCCG from Massilia varians encodes:
- a CDS encoding lytic transglycosylase domain-containing protein, encoding MPGAPAAAPAQDMRADDDTFLLLREAARQNDAARTNALASRLPSNYPLASYVDYYRLKPRISGAGANATHEEIREVLRRHEGTAAAELMRSEWLLELGRRRDWASFEREVGQLAGSNLQLRCYALLARASRGEAVAQEARGVLLSPANYGEACNALVAQLAQSRQFGEDDLLWQLRLAGEANATGPARRAAALLGASDTRAAQAVDTPAVAMARGIGKTRAERAVYLVAVARMARTSLKLATVALEKNSPKLSAQERATGWAGIAHAASIALSPDAATYWQRANGVQLTNEQLQWKTRIALRRGDWKTVRATIEAMPSSLRADSAWVYWLARADKHEGRSAEANAGFERIASQHHFYGQLALDDLGRQVVAPPPAQPISNEELASINANPSLQRALKFYALSLRADGNREWNWALRGMSDRQLLAAGEIARRNDLLDRTVETSLRTRTELDYTQRFPAPHFDVLHPTAQGLGLDKAWVYGLIRQESRFILDARSGVGASGLMQVMPATGKWVAAKIGMDNFVHSMLNDLRTNITLGANYMNMVLENFDGDEILATAAYNAGPSRARAWRGLLTQPMEGAIFVESIPFSETRGYVRNVMANATNYAAMFENKPQSIRTRLRPVQPRERASILP
- a CDS encoding 5-formyltetrahydrofolate cyclo-ligase, which produces MLDKPQLRRTLKERRRAIDHATRLAWDDRIGARVLAWWQANPGASLGVYWPLAGEPDLRPAYAELADAGVRLALPVVLARDTALGFAEWVPGEPTVADSLGVAVPAELRMVERPDALLVPCLGFDARGYRLGYGGGFYDRTLAPEPRPRTLGIAYACQLAQFEIGEYDIPLDQIVTELE